One window of Desulfarculus baarsii DSM 2075 genomic DNA carries:
- a CDS encoding GNAT family N-acetyltransferase, whose amino-acid sequence MAFAAPWREELARGDEELVRGLCLAAGNFSAEEVLVAVELVQERRAKGLASGYHFVFAAENDQCPGYACFGPIACTDACWDLYWIVVDPARQGRGLGRALMAQVERRVAELGGRRVYVETSSRQPYAATRRFYAGLGYRLAARMDDFYAPGDAKMVYCRDIARA is encoded by the coding sequence ATGGCGTTCGCCGCGCCTTGGCGCGAGGAGCTGGCCCGCGGCGACGAAGAGTTGGTGCGCGGCCTGTGCCTGGCCGCCGGCAATTTTTCGGCCGAGGAGGTGCTGGTGGCCGTGGAGCTGGTGCAAGAGCGCCGGGCCAAGGGCCTGGCCAGCGGCTATCATTTTGTTTTTGCTGCCGAAAACGACCAATGCCCCGGCTACGCCTGCTTCGGGCCCATTGCCTGCACCGACGCCTGTTGGGATTTATATTGGATCGTCGTCGATCCGGCGCGCCAGGGCCGGGGCCTGGGTCGGGCGCTGATGGCCCAGGTGGAGCGTCGCGTGGCCGAGTTGGGCGGGCGGCGCGTCTATGTCGAGACGTCCTCGCGCCAGCCTTACGCGGCCACGCGGCGTTTCTACGCCGGCCTGGGCTACCGCCTCGCCGCGCGCATGGACGACTTTTACGCACCCGGCGACGCCAAGATGGTCTATTGCCGCGACATCGCGCGGGCCTGA
- a CDS encoding D-alanine--D-alanine ligase family protein: MKVVVLHDMASPDAAPDLADNVVQASQVLAALGRLGHRAQGLAFGPEVDQTRQALEELRPDVVFNLVETPLGMARMIHLAPLLLERLRLRYTGAGARGMLLTSQKLLAKKAMRESNLPTPDWCGPRDDGLPFSPLRRYIVKSVWEHGSVGLDDHSIIKPLGRAAMRAAIAQRGKALGGDCFAEAYIDGREFNIAILAGSRGPEVLPPAEITFEGFQPGKPHIVGYRAKWVEDSHEYNHTPRRFDFEPRDAELLARLKAMSLRCWRLFGLRGWARVDFRVDRKGRPFILEVNANPCLADDAGFMAAARRAGLDQTIVVWRILGSASRGRRRGCAVEKTGLA, translated from the coding sequence ATGAAAGTGGTGGTTTTGCACGACATGGCGTCTCCCGACGCCGCGCCCGATCTGGCCGACAACGTCGTCCAGGCCAGCCAGGTGCTGGCGGCGCTGGGCCGCCTGGGTCATCGCGCCCAGGGCCTGGCCTTTGGCCCCGAGGTCGATCAGACCCGTCAGGCCCTGGAGGAGCTGCGGCCGGATGTGGTCTTCAACCTGGTCGAGACGCCCCTGGGCATGGCCCGCATGATCCACCTGGCCCCGCTGCTGCTGGAGCGCCTGCGCCTGCGCTACACCGGGGCCGGGGCCAGGGGCATGCTGCTGACATCGCAGAAGCTCCTGGCCAAAAAGGCCATGCGCGAGAGCAACCTGCCCACGCCCGACTGGTGCGGCCCCCGCGATGACGGCCTGCCATTTTCGCCACTGAGGCGCTATATCGTCAAATCCGTCTGGGAGCACGGCTCGGTGGGCCTGGACGACCACTCGATCATCAAGCCCCTGGGCCGGGCGGCCATGCGCGCGGCCATCGCCCAGCGGGGCAAGGCCCTGGGCGGCGACTGTTTCGCCGAGGCTTACATCGATGGCCGCGAGTTCAACATCGCCATCCTGGCCGGCTCGCGGGGGCCCGAGGTGTTGCCGCCGGCCGAGATCACCTTCGAGGGCTTCCAGCCCGGCAAACCCCACATCGTGGGCTATCGGGCCAAGTGGGTGGAGGATTCCCACGAATACAACCACACCCCGCGACGCTTTGACTTCGAGCCCCGCGACGCCGAACTGCTGGCCCGTCTCAAGGCCATGAGCCTGCGCTGTTGGCGGCTGTTTGGCCTGCGGGGCTGGGCCAGGGTCGATTTTCGCGTCGATCGCAAGGGCCGGCCGTTCATCCTCGAGGTCAACGCCAACCCCTGCCTGGCCGACGACGCCGGCTTCATGGCCGCCGCCCGCCGGGCCGGGCTGGATCAGACCATCGTGGTCTGGCGCATTCTGGGTTCGGCCAGCCGGGGCCGGCGGCGGGGTTGCGCGGTCGAAAAGACGGGGCTGGCCTGA